From the Polaribacter tangerinus genome, the window TAACAAAGGAAAATCAGTAAAATTGTATGGTGAAGAACTAGGCGGAAATAACTTTGTAAGTCTAAATTATTACCTTACCACAACAAAAGAACTGTTGAAACCCTGTGAAATGCCTGCTCAAAAAGTAGTACATTTTTTAAAAAATGTGCAGTTATAAATTAAATTAATAACCTTTTAAAAAAAATAAAAATGACGAATTATAAAAAAGCGTATATCGCTGGCGGATGTTTCTGGGGAATGGAAGATTTGTTTAGAACTCGCCCAGGAATTATAGATACCGAAGTAGGATATATTGGTGGTGAAAACGAAAATCCTACCTACCGCAATCATCCTGGTCATGCCGAAGGAATTGAACTTGTTTACGACCCAAGTGTAACTTCTTTTAAAGAAATATTGGATTACTTTTTTAGAATCCATAATCCTACAACTGTAGACCGACAAGGAAACGACCGAGGATCTAGCTATCGTTCGGCTATATTTTTCCAAAATGAGGAAGAAAAAGCAATTGCCGAAGAGGTAATAAAAATTGTAGACGATTCTAAAAAATGGGACGGAAAAGTAGTAACCACCTTAGAGCCTTTTACTCCATTTTGGCCAGCAGAGCCAGAGCACCAAGATTATTTGGTACGCATACCTAATGGCTACACGTGCCATTTCGAAAGATTTGAAGAACCTTTTATATCATAACTATGACCGAAGTACAATTTAAAGACTTACGATTTAACCCAGATAGCACGCCATTTCATGATTTGGCAAAACAAATGGCGAAAGCTTTTGGTTATACGGCAAATTTAGATATAGACAAGCAATTAGCGCAACTACTAAGGTTGCGCGTTGCTCAAAAAAGCGAGTGTGCATATTGCATAATATTACACGCGGAAGCGAGCAGAAATGCAGGAATATCGGCAGCTAAAACCGATAATATATCCTCTTGGTGGAATAGCGAATTATTTACAGCTAAAGAAAAAGTAGCCTTAGCCTATTGTGATGTGTTGACAGATGGAACACACAAAAATTTTCAGCAATACCACGATAATATGTTGTCTTTTTTTACTGAAAAAGAAATTGCCGAAACAGCTGCTATCGTAATTAATATGAACCTGTGGACTCGACTAAAATTAGCACAAGGTGCTACGCCATTTTTAGGATAATTGTATAGTTTATATTCAATTTTAAGACATCCTAATGTGTGATAAATTTCTTATATAAAAGAGATTTTCACATATAAATTTAATTAAAACTACCCAAGTAATTTTGGTTGATTTCATAAGTAGCGTAGTATCCTATTTCTGTTAACTCCTAAAATTATTTGGGAGTTTTTTCATCAGTTTGTTTGTCAGCGTAGTTGGCCTTATAAAAATCTTGCTGGTCTTTATTATATATTTTTTTGAGATGCCGTGTATAGTAAATAACAAGTACAAAAAGTGCTATAAAGGCAAGAATAAGTAATATCCATTGTGTCATTTTTTATTCCTTTTTATGTTCTTCTTTTGTACTTTTTTATTTTAGATACTTTCTAAAACGTACTTTTCGTTAAATAGTAAACGCTCACCTTCTGGCTTTGCCTTTTATGTAGAGCTTTTCAGCAACTTTTTTAATCTGGTTTTACCATAAAAGTATATTATTACACAAATACCACATTGTTATGCACTACAGAGTAGTAGTATTTATTACAATGCTAAAACTTTAATGCTATTTCTGTAGAGTTTAATTTTCGACTCATTTTCTAGTTTTTTTAACAGCCGAGATATTACGACTCTAGAGGTATGTAAATCCTCAGAAATTTCTTTGTGTGTAGTAGTAAGAATATCGTTGTTGTTAACCATAGCCTTATCTTTTAAATATTTAAAAAGACGTTCGTCCATTTTTAAAAAAGCAATTGTATCTACGGCTTCTAAAAGTTCATCCATTCTGAAATGGTAACTTTGTAAAATATAAGATTGCCAGCTTTTATAGGTTCCCAGCCACTCTGCCATTTTTTCTTTAGGTAAAAGTATGAGCTCTGTATCTGTTTCTGCTACTGCTCTAATTTTACTTTTAGTTTGCCCCATACAGCACGATAATGTCATTGCACAAGTATCTCCTTTCTCTAAGTAGTACAGCACCAATTCTTCTCCTTTTTCATCTTCTCTTAGAATTTTTACAGCACCAGAAAGAAGAAGTGGCATCGACTTTATATAATCATCAATTTCTATAATAATTTCATTTGAAGAAAATAGTTTTAAAGTACCAATTTTTGAAATTTCATTAATAAGCTCATCTTCAAAAAGATAGCCAAAGTTATCTGAAAGTTTGTTCGACATCTCAATTTATATTTTCAATTTTTAAAAATAATGAAAATAGTTTTGAGCTATCAGCTTAAATAGAAATAATTATCAAGTTATTTTTAATAAATACTGCTATTATGCTTTTTTATCTGTTGTCATTAATAAGTAAACTGCAATAACAAGGCCAATAACCACCAGTGCAAAAATGCCAATCATTACGGTGCCATTTACCCATGAAACTAAAGGTATATTTGTGTAATTCATTTTGTTCTATTTTATATTTCAAAAATACAGTATGTTTATTTTATAAATTATGATAAAAATCAGGTTCTATAATTGATGTAAAAAATATTAAAATAGGCTTTTAAATTGAATAGTAATTAGTTATTTCGTTTTTTGTTTAGTTTAGAAATGGTTTTACCTGCTTAATTTTAATATTCGAAAAGCTCCTTGAATTACCAGTACAAAAACAATTGTTCCTATTATTAAATCAGGTTTATTTGAACTTAGCCAATGTACTAGAATTCCTGCAGTTATTACTCCTAAATTTATAATTACATCATTCGAGGTAAAAATCATACTAGCTTTCATATGAGCCTCTTCTTTGTTTTTTGATTTTTGCAAAATGTAAAGACAAATTCCGTTTGCAATAAGTGCAAAAATCGATACGATAATCATTATAGAAAAATCGGGAAGTTTTTCGTTTCCTAAAAATCTTCTTACAGCTTCTACAAACCCAATAACCGCTAGTATTATTTGAAAATATCCGGCAATTTTGGCAATCTGCTTTTTCTTAATTAATGTTCCACCCACGGCAAATAAGCTAATACCGTATACAAAACTGTCTGCAAGCATATCTAAACTATCGGCAACCAATCCCATCGATTTCGAGATAATTCCTGTAGTCATTTCGATTATGAAAAACGCAAAATTTACAGCAAGTACCGACCAAAGTAGTTTTTTTTGATTTTCGTTATCTCTAAATTCAGTTTGGTCGGTTTGTTCTGTCGAGATTTTCTTTCCGCCTAAATTCAGTTCGATAACGCACTTTTCGATTTGGTCAATTTCTCCGCTGTGAAAAACAGTTAATTTTCGGTTTGGAATATCAAAGTCCAAATTTGCAATACTCGAAATCCCGTCCAATTTCATTCGGATTAGATTTTCCTCTGAGGGACAATCCATTTTCGTTATTTCAAATATTGTTTTTTCCAATTTTACATAGTTTTTGTATGAAGATTAGTTGCGATTTTTAAGCACTAAATTTAGCAAATAAATCCAGATAGAAAATCTGCGAGGATTTTTGTATGTAGGCGAGAACAAGTAATTACTTATAGTCATTGTTGTGTGCAGTTTTTATTCGGTTATCTTTTTCTTTAAATCCATTCTTTCGTGCAGTATTCTCGTGATTTCTATATAACTTTTATCCAATGTTCTGTAAAATATTATGTGTCGGTTTGCTTTAACTCCGAGAAGTTGCTTTGATATTCCTTTGTATTTTTTTCCTAAATCTGGATTTTCCGCAATTTCCTCACAATTGGTAATTAGTTCCTCGTAATATTTCTCAGCCTGTTTTTCAGACCAAGTCTCAAATGTGTAATCCCAAATTTTCGATAAATCCTCGACAGCTTTGTTTGTCAGTTTATATTCAGCCATTCGAGTGCTTATTGGCTTTCAAAGATTCTAAATGTTTTTTTGGGTCGAAATCGTGAGCAATTCCGCTATCGATTCCTTCTTGTATTGCGTTTTTTAAAGCAATCACTTTACTTTCTTCTTCCTCTAAAAGTCTTAATCCAGCACGAATTACTTCACTCACGTTTTTAAACCTGCCTTCGCTTATTCGGTTTTGAACGAATTGGTCAAAATAACTTCCGAGCGATATTGATGTGTTTTTGTTCATTTGATGTATATTTATTCAAATATACCAAAAATTGGTATGAAGGCAAAATTTTTCTCAAATTACACACAACGTGCTTGTGTATGATTTCGTTGCGTGTTTAAGCACTAAAGTTAGCAAATAAAAACCGAATAGAAAATCCGCGAGGACTTTCGTAAGTTGGCTTTTACTAGTAATTTTTTTTACACGTCTTAAGTTTGTAATTCACTACATTTAAGTACTAATTCAGAAAGAACAAAAGAGTGTATTAAGGTTAGTTTATACGGTGAAGCTTTTTAGACTTCGACAACATTGATAATCCACACTCTTTTACTACTTCGACTTCGATCAGTTCTTTGAGACCTAGATCTCGTTTTTAAGTTGTTGAAATGCGAGTAGCCTTTGTTCTTTCCAAAATCCATTTCTTATGAATAAAGATAAAAAAATTTATGGTATTGACATCAGTAAAGACGTATTTGATGTTTACAATGATTCCACAGGACACTATCAACTATCCAATGATGCATC encodes:
- a CDS encoding peptide methionine sulfoxide reductase, with the translated sequence MEQQNNTAKTTGNSISTYVNKIPTGYSVGNYQGKKYGISKTIFNKGKSVKLYGEELGGNNFVSLNYYLTTTKELLKPCEMPAQKVVHFLKNVQL
- the msrA gene encoding peptide-methionine (S)-S-oxide reductase MsrA, with product MTNYKKAYIAGGCFWGMEDLFRTRPGIIDTEVGYIGGENENPTYRNHPGHAEGIELVYDPSVTSFKEILDYFFRIHNPTTVDRQGNDRGSSYRSAIFFQNEEEKAIAEEVIKIVDDSKKWDGKVVTTLEPFTPFWPAEPEHQDYLVRIPNGYTCHFERFEEPFIS
- a CDS encoding carboxymuconolactone decarboxylase family protein, producing the protein MTEVQFKDLRFNPDSTPFHDLAKQMAKAFGYTANLDIDKQLAQLLRLRVAQKSECAYCIILHAEASRNAGISAAKTDNISSWWNSELFTAKEKVALAYCDVLTDGTHKNFQQYHDNMLSFFTEKEIAETAAIVINMNLWTRLKLAQGATPFLG
- a CDS encoding Crp/Fnr family transcriptional regulator, yielding MSNKLSDNFGYLFEDELINEISKIGTLKLFSSNEIIIEIDDYIKSMPLLLSGAVKILREDEKGEELVLYYLEKGDTCAMTLSCCMGQTKSKIRAVAETDTELILLPKEKMAEWLGTYKSWQSYILQSYHFRMDELLEAVDTIAFLKMDERLFKYLKDKAMVNNNDILTTTHKEISEDLHTSRVVISRLLKKLENESKIKLYRNSIKVLAL
- a CDS encoding cation transporter, giving the protein MEKTIFEITKMDCPSEENLIRMKLDGISSIANLDFDIPNRKLTVFHSGEIDQIEKCVIELNLGGKKISTEQTDQTEFRDNENQKKLLWSVLAVNFAFFIIEMTTGIISKSMGLVADSLDMLADSFVYGISLFAVGGTLIKKKQIAKIAGYFQIILAVIGFVEAVRRFLGNEKLPDFSIMIIVSIFALIANGICLYILQKSKNKEEAHMKASMIFTSNDVIINLGVITAGILVHWLSSNKPDLIIGTIVFVLVIQGAFRILKLSR
- a CDS encoding type II toxin-antitoxin system RelE/ParE family toxin, with the protein product MAEYKLTNKAVEDLSKIWDYTFETWSEKQAEKYYEELITNCEEIAENPDLGKKYKGISKQLLGVKANRHIIFYRTLDKSYIEITRILHERMDLKKKITE
- a CDS encoding type II toxin-antitoxin system ParD family antitoxin, translated to MNKNTSISLGSYFDQFVQNRISEGRFKNVSEVIRAGLRLLEEEESKVIALKNAIQEGIDSGIAHDFDPKKHLESLKANKHSNG